A single Rattus norvegicus strain BN/NHsdMcwi chromosome 5, GRCr8, whole genome shotgun sequence DNA region contains:
- the Tmem70 gene encoding transmembrane protein 70, mitochondrial, with product MLLPMVSRWTAGLWHGRTRTSWCAAAALRDSRVVLRRAALRTEPARLRSGVLLPLAEPLGSPGRAQIPVCWRPCVCLLHTQVGKPEDGRLIYTGNLARTVFGVKCFSYSTSVVSLAFLPYLLSQSNMMFGSLPLQVLFYGVMGSFTVITPTLLHFLTKGYVIRLYHEATTDTYRAITYNVVLSESSTVFHQGDVTVPESAHIFTTFYAKTKSLLVNPALFVNPEDYNHLMGYDKPFTFDMEEVNEKKLHEGEK from the exons ATGTTGTTGCCTATGGTCAGCCGGTGGACAGCAGGCCTATGGCACGGCCGGACTAGGACGTCGTGGTGTGCGGCCGCCGCGCTCCGAGATTCCAGGGTCGTCCTCCGGCGTGCGGCCTTGCGCACTGAGCCCGCGCGACTGCGGAGCGGCGTGCTCCTGCCGCTAGCCGAGCCTTTGGGGTCACCCGGGCGAGCGCAG ATACCTGTTTGTTGGAGACCATGTGTCTGCCTCTTACATACACAAGTTGGTAAACCAGAAGATGGCAGGCTGATTTATACTGGGAACCTGGCCCGGACAGTATTTG GTGTGAAATGTTTCTCTTATTCTACAAGTGTGGTCAGCCTTGCATTCTTACCGTACCTTCTCTCACAAAGTAACATGATGTTTGGAAGTCTGCCTTTGCAAGTCTTATTTTATGGAGTCATGGGGAGCTTCACGGTGATCACTCCCACGCTGCTTCACTTTCTTACAAAAGGCTATGTCATTCGGTTGTACCATGAAGCCACAACAGATACTTACAGAGCCATTACTTACAATGTTGTGCTTTCAGAAAGCAGCACAGTGTTTCACCAGGGTGACGTGACAGTTCCAGAGAGTGCACACATATTTACCACTTTTTATGCTAAAACAAAATCGCTATTGGTTAATCCAGCACTCTTTGTAAACCCTGAAGACTATAACCATCTAATGGGTTATGACAAACCATTCACTTTTGATATGGAAGAAGTCAATGAAAAGAAACTGCACGAGGGTGAGAAATGA